The Thermoleophilaceae bacterium genome includes the window GCGATGTGGGCGGCGAGCTCCTCAGTGCTCCCGTTGCACTCGTCCTCCAACACGATCACCTCGTGTCTCACCCCCGCACGGCGAGCGGCGGCCTGGGCGCAGTCCACGGCCTCTTCCAGGCCCTGTGCCTCACGGAAGCAGGGGAGCAGGATCGAGACACCGGGGCGAGGGCCGGGCTGCGTTGTGGGGCTCATTTGAAAAGAGGGGCCTGGCCGGGCGCGCGGCCCGGCCAGGCCGCCGGTACGAGTTACTTCACCTTGTTGGTGCAGCCGTGTTTCTTGAGGAGCTTGTCGGCCTTGGCCTTCTGGGCCTTGGTGGCGTGCTTGTGCGCCTTGTCCCACTTCTTCACGTAGCTCGTGCAGTGGGTCTTAGTCCAGTGGGTCGGCTTCGTCTTCGCCGCGCCCGCTGGTGCGACGATGCTCGCCGCCCCGATGGCCGTTGCCACGGCCATCACCGAGATCCGCTTGGACCAATTCATTGATCCTCCTCTGAGGAGTCGATTGCCCGGGCAGGTCTACTCGGGGCTCTGTTAGCTCGGGTTAACTCCGGCGGGCGCTCGCGTTAGCGTTCGCCTCATGGCCCCTTCTGACGAGGACGTACTCGCCGCGATTGATGCTCAGCGCGGCGCGATCACCGAGGTGATCCACTTCGTGCACGCACATCCCGAGCTCGCGCATGAGGAGCACGCCTGCGCGGGCGAGCTGTTGCGCCGGCTGCGGGACGGCGGGCTCGAGGGGGACGAAGGCGTGGCGGGACTCGACACCGCGTTCCGAGCCGTGCTTCGCGGCGGGCAGCCGGGGCGGCGCGTTGGCATCGTGGCGCAGTACGACGCGGTGGCCGCGGTGCGCGATGACGGCTCGCTCGAGGCGGTGCACTCGTGCGGCCACGGACCGATCGCGGGCTCAGTGGTGGGCGCTGCGCTCGCGCTGGCGTCGCTGCGGTCGGAGCTGGCGGGCGAGCTCGTGATCGTGGGCTGCCCGGCCGACGAGATCCATGCGCCCGGAACGGTCGAGCGCGGTGGCGGCAAGGGGCTCACCGCAGAGGCCGGCGTGTGGGACGACTGCGACGCCGCCCTCTACGCGCACCCGGAGTTCATCGACACGGTTTCTCAGGCATCGCTGTGGATGCGTCGCGACGACTTCATCGTCGCCGGCGTTCGCTCCCTGCGCGACGACGTGGTGCAGAAGCCGCTCGATTCACTGGGCGCGCTGCTGCAGGTGGCGTACGAGGTGCGCCGCTCGA containing:
- a CDS encoding M20/M25/M40 family metallo-hydrolase; translated protein: MAPSDEDVLAAIDAQRGAITEVIHFVHAHPELAHEEHACAGELLRRLRDGGLEGDEGVAGLDTAFRAVLRGGQPGRRVGIVAQYDAVAAVRDDGSLEAVHSCGHGPIAGSVVGAALALASLRSELAGELVIVGCPADEIHAPGTVERGGGKGLTAEAGVWDDCDAALYAHPEFIDTVSQASLWMRRDDFIVAGVRSLRDDVVQKPLDSLGALLQVAYEVRRSRLMIEHLVLDGDVEEGTGLVLAGTLLFFADDEAGISRTADRLRTALPDAVWQEGRPVPGIRPDPAVTAAVADAFAAAGRGFEPNPPTLPFATDFGNISRRVPSALIGVGRPGGWAFHSDEGAEQFASPDGVDAALTMARVLALSAVRLGNAQPPR
- a CDS encoding glycosyltransferase, with translation MSPTTQPGPRPGVSILLPCFREAQGLEEAVDCAQAAARRAGVRHEVIVLEDECNGSTEELAAHIASMRRGVRVVLRVGGRGYGATVKSGIATAVMPYVLIADPGFEVRYEDFARFLGEL